A genomic segment from Cryptosporangium aurantiacum encodes:
- a CDS encoding HNH endonuclease signature motif containing protein: TRPPHWTQAHHIIPWTHGGPTDMNNLILLCGFHHHRVHDEGWTLQLDGRELTIRRPDGTILDPPD; encoded by the coding sequence ACCCGCCCACCCCACTGGACCCAAGCCCACCACATCATCCCCTGGACCCACGGCGGACCAACCGACATGAACAACCTCATCCTCCTGTGCGGTTTTCATCACCACCGCGTCCACGACGAAGGCTGGACCCTCCAACTCGACGGACGAGAACTCACCATCCGCCGACCCGACGGCACCATCCTCGACCCACCCGACTAG